Proteins encoded by one window of Flagellimonas lutaonensis:
- a CDS encoding class I SAM-dependent methyltransferase — MRSYLKTKDFSVTGESFELLHDESLDMLVTHPQPQNSSAYYKSESYISHSDSRNNLIEKLYHWVKGYMLRRKMKLLGQWCGHERSLLDIGAGSGDFVLRAQKEGWSATGVEPSVYARERAHEKGVSLKADLNAVADRKFQTVTLWHVLEHLPDLEKQAAVISGLLADEGTLFIAVPNFRSYDARHYAEFWAAYDVPRHLWHFSQTSMAKLFEGRGLKVVKTRPMFFDAFYVSMLSEKYKKNPLWWFTFPWVGLWSNVKAAFSGEYSSLIYILKRK; from the coding sequence ATGAGGTCCTATTTAAAGACTAAAGATTTTTCGGTTACCGGCGAGTCGTTCGAATTGCTTCACGATGAATCGCTCGATATGTTGGTAACGCATCCACAGCCCCAGAACAGCTCGGCCTACTACAAAAGCGAATCCTATATTTCCCATTCGGATAGTAGGAATAATCTAATTGAAAAACTGTACCATTGGGTCAAGGGCTACATGCTTCGTAGAAAAATGAAACTACTTGGTCAGTGGTGTGGTCACGAAAGGTCATTGCTGGATATCGGCGCCGGTTCAGGCGATTTTGTCCTAAGGGCCCAAAAGGAAGGCTGGTCTGCGACCGGGGTAGAACCGAGCGTCTACGCCCGAGAACGTGCCCACGAAAAAGGGGTGTCACTCAAGGCCGACCTAAATGCCGTAGCGGATAGAAAATTTCAGACCGTTACGTTATGGCATGTGTTGGAACATCTTCCTGACCTAGAAAAACAGGCCGCCGTGATTTCAGGGTTGCTGGCGGATGAAGGAACCCTTTTTATAGCAGTGCCCAATTTTAGGTCGTACGACGCAAGGCATTATGCAGAATTTTGGGCCGCTTACGATGTGCCACGGCACCTTTGGCATTTTTCGCAGACATCCATGGCAAAACTTTTTGAAGGGCGTGGGCTAAAAGTGGTCAAGACCCGGCCTATGTTTTTTGATGCATTCTACGTATCAATGCTATCGGAAAAATACAAGAAGAATCCGCTTTGGTGGTTCACCTTTCCGTGGGTGGGCCTTTGGTCAAATGTTAAAGCGGCCTTTTCCGGCGAGTATTCCTCCCTGATCTACATTCTGAAGCGTAAATAG
- a CDS encoding OmpH family outer membrane protein, with product MKKLFVSLLIILAAACQQQKIGYVDTVELLDGYQEKMDAEARFNTKRDAFTKKRDSISQAFQLELQDFQAKAQKMSQKNAQEQYGLLQQKGQFVGQQLQQEEQQLQQIGQTEIDSIVSKVKKEIKAYGKTNGYAFILSGGEGGAVLYGNEADDLTEEVLKILNEKYKK from the coding sequence ATGAAAAAATTATTCGTTAGCCTTTTGATTATTTTGGCAGCGGCCTGTCAGCAACAGAAGATAGGATATGTTGATACCGTCGAGCTACTTGACGGCTATCAAGAGAAAATGGATGCCGAAGCGCGTTTCAACACAAAGCGTGACGCGTTCACCAAAAAACGGGATAGTATTTCGCAGGCTTTTCAATTGGAGTTGCAAGACTTTCAGGCAAAGGCCCAAAAAATGTCGCAGAAAAATGCCCAAGAACAATACGGACTTCTTCAACAGAAGGGGCAGTTTGTGGGGCAGCAGCTTCAGCAAGAAGAACAGCAATTACAACAAATCGGACAAACCGAAATCGACAGTATTGTCAGCAAGGTGAAAAAAGAGATCAAAGCCTACGGCAAGACCAATGGGTATGCTTTTATTTTGAGCGGGGGCGAAGGCGGTGCCGTATTATATGGCAATGAGGCCGATGACCTCACAGAAGAAGTTCTCAAAATTCTTAACGAGAAATACAAAAAATAG
- a CDS encoding ATP-binding protein, with protein sequence MRFSEVLGLDHIKKHLVTTVEAGRIAHAQLFVGPEGCGTLPMALCYAQYLLCRNRGGENCTGDATCNAKCESFTHPDLHFAFPVANSDKVKSHAVSDLFLREWRTFLKEQPYGNLFDWYRHVGIEKKQGQIGVDEANDIVKKLSLKSYEGGYKVLIMWMAEKMNASAANKLLKLIEEPPDKTVLLLIAENEEQIINTIRSRCQLLHFPPLSAEVIAQALIDRGIGAKEAHTIAHEAQGNFNKALDLMNKDSEDLVFEKWFVQWVRSAFKAKGNKAAIHELIMWSEEVAKTGREVQKKFLKYCLVAMEQALMLNYGAEELVFLKIHMDGFQLKKFAPFVHENNIVEIVAELEDALYHVERNGNSKLIFTDLSIKLTRLLHAKAA encoded by the coding sequence ATGCGGTTTTCTGAGGTTTTAGGCTTGGACCATATCAAGAAACACTTGGTCACCACCGTTGAAGCGGGCCGAATTGCCCATGCGCAATTGTTCGTGGGGCCCGAGGGCTGTGGCACCCTGCCCATGGCGCTCTGCTATGCCCAATATCTCTTATGCCGCAATAGAGGTGGTGAAAATTGTACCGGTGATGCGACCTGCAATGCGAAATGCGAGTCGTTCACACATCCTGACCTGCATTTTGCCTTTCCCGTGGCCAACTCTGATAAAGTGAAATCACATGCCGTCAGTGATTTGTTCTTGCGTGAATGGCGCACTTTTCTGAAAGAACAGCCCTACGGCAACCTATTTGACTGGTACCGTCATGTGGGCATTGAAAAAAAACAGGGACAGATCGGGGTCGATGAGGCCAATGACATTGTCAAAAAGCTCTCATTGAAATCATATGAGGGCGGATACAAAGTGCTTATCATGTGGATGGCCGAGAAAATGAATGCCTCTGCCGCCAACAAGCTCTTAAAACTCATCGAGGAGCCCCCAGACAAAACAGTGCTCTTGCTTATTGCCGAAAACGAAGAGCAGATCATCAACACCATTCGCTCGCGGTGCCAATTGTTGCATTTTCCGCCCTTATCGGCAGAGGTAATCGCACAGGCCCTTATCGATAGGGGAATTGGCGCCAAAGAGGCCCATACCATTGCCCATGAGGCACAGGGCAACTTTAACAAGGCCCTGGACCTGATGAACAAAGATTCTGAAGATCTAGTGTTCGAAAAATGGTTCGTACAATGGGTTCGCAGCGCGTTCAAGGCCAAGGGCAACAAGGCCGCCATTCATGAACTTATCATGTGGAGCGAAGAAGTCGCCAAAACGGGGCGCGAGGTTCAAAAGAAATTTTTAAAGTACTGTCTGGTCGCCATGGAACAGGCCCTAATGCTCAACTACGGTGCCGAGGAACTGGTTTTCTTGAAGATTCATATGGATGGCTTTCAATTGAAGAAGTTTGCCCCTTTCGTGCACGAGAACAATATTGTTGAAATAGTGGCTGAACTGGAAGATGCGCTCTACCATGTCGAGAGAAACGGAAATTCAAAGCTCATCTTTACCGATCTATCGATAAAACTGACCCGTCTGCTGCATGCCAAGGCGGCCTAG
- a CDS encoding phosphoglycerate kinase — protein sequence MKTLDDFNFEDKKALIRVDFNVPLDADFNVTDTSRIEAAKPTILKVLEDGGSAVLMSHLGRPKGKVNPDMSLGHICEKVSEIIGVEVKFVEDCVGKKVEEAVGNLEVGEVLLLENLRFHAEEESGDKAFAEQLAKNGDIYVNDAFGTAHRAHASTTIVAQFFPDRKCFGYLLAKEIKAIEKVMRTGEKPITAILGGAKVSSKITIIENILDKVDNLIIGGGMTYTFVKAKGGQVGDSICEDDKTDLALDILRKAEEKGVAVHLPVDVVAADAFDNDANTKIVDVDKIPDGWQGLDAGPQTLENFRKVIVQSKTILWNGPVGVFEMERFAQGTIAVGNFVGQATQNGAFSLVGGGDSVAAVKQFGFEDKVSYVSTGGGAMLESLEGRTLPGIAAIMG from the coding sequence ATGAAGACCTTGGACGATTTTAATTTCGAAGATAAAAAGGCATTGATCCGTGTCGATTTCAATGTACCGTTGGATGCCGACTTCAACGTTACCGATACCAGTCGCATCGAAGCGGCAAAACCAACCATTTTAAAGGTTTTGGAAGACGGCGGCAGTGCTGTTCTGATGAGCCACTTGGGCAGGCCCAAGGGAAAGGTGAACCCCGACATGTCGCTGGGCCATATCTGCGAAAAGGTTTCCGAGATCATCGGGGTAGAAGTGAAGTTTGTAGAAGACTGTGTGGGTAAAAAGGTCGAAGAGGCCGTTGGCAATCTTGAAGTGGGCGAGGTGCTGTTGCTCGAAAACCTTCGGTTTCATGCCGAAGAGGAGAGCGGCGACAAGGCTTTTGCCGAGCAATTGGCCAAAAATGGGGATATTTATGTAAACGATGCCTTTGGCACGGCCCACCGGGCGCATGCCTCCACTACCATTGTGGCCCAGTTTTTTCCCGATAGAAAGTGCTTTGGCTATCTGTTGGCCAAAGAGATCAAGGCCATTGAAAAGGTAATGCGAACCGGGGAGAAACCGATTACGGCCATTTTGGGCGGGGCCAAGGTCTCATCGAAGATTACCATTATTGAGAATATTCTTGATAAGGTGGACAACCTCATTATCGGCGGTGGAATGACCTATACCTTTGTCAAGGCAAAAGGAGGCCAAGTGGGCGACTCGATCTGTGAGGACGACAAGACGGATCTGGCCCTTGACATTTTACGCAAAGCCGAAGAAAAAGGGGTTGCCGTGCACCTACCGGTCGATGTGGTGGCTGCCGATGCGTTTGACAACGATGCCAACACCAAAATAGTGGATGTGGATAAGATTCCCGATGGATGGCAAGGCCTTGACGCTGGTCCCCAGACCTTGGAGAACTTCCGAAAGGTGATTGTGCAATCAAAGACTATCTTGTGGAACGGCCCGGTAGGGGTCTTTGAAATGGAACGTTTCGCCCAAGGCACCATAGCTGTGGGCAACTTTGTTGGCCAGGCCACCCAAAACGGTGCTTTTTCACTGGTTGGCGGCGGCGATTCTGTGGCCGCCGTAAAGCAATTTGGCTTCGAAGATAAGGTGAGCTATGTTTCCACCGGAGGCGGGGCCATGCTCGAGAGCCTTGAGGGGCGAACATTGCCCGGTATCGCTGCAATAATGGGTTAA
- a CDS encoding LysM peptidoglycan-binding domain-containing protein — MNQLTNIFLFVFCLAVANFYGQEQERSPVEASEEKMSVTDTGPSTEKVPALDVRKLDGQLVEIKETKAGTIELADLEEAYRYDSLWLHELHKNAALFTEMYDEVVNLPTEDTEKSALDLPTDTLKARLQRLNEKTPFNIAYNPSLESVIKSFLTRKRGLMERMLTASQFYFPLFEQELDNHGVPLEIKYLSIVESALNPRAKSRVGATGLWQFMYGTGKMYGLDVSSYVDERSDPIASTTAACKYLAKLYDIFEDWDLALAAYNSGPGNVNKAIRRSGGYRNYWNIRPFLPRETAGYVPAFLATMYIFEYAEEHGLKRVNVERPYFETDTVHVKNLITFEQISKVVDIDMEELEMLNPAYKLKIIPKIEGKTYALRLPKSKIGKFVNNEAAIYAYAKKQLDSLEKPLPQLVQANSKIRYRVRSGDYLGKIAQRYGVGISQIKRWNGLRSNNLRVGQRLTIYPRKPVVAQSPKVQKRTSKTGASAAVASNAKVHTVQEGDSLWTISRKYPGVSIENLREWNGISGNNLKPGTKLKLCDCSS; from the coding sequence ATGAACCAATTGACCAACATCTTCTTGTTTGTTTTCTGTTTGGCAGTGGCCAATTTCTACGGGCAAGAACAGGAACGATCACCTGTTGAAGCATCAGAAGAAAAAATGTCCGTGACCGATACAGGACCCAGCACTGAAAAGGTGCCTGCACTTGATGTCAGAAAGTTGGATGGGCAACTGGTCGAGATCAAAGAAACCAAAGCGGGCACCATCGAATTGGCCGATCTTGAGGAAGCATATCGGTACGATAGTCTTTGGCTTCATGAACTTCATAAGAACGCCGCTCTGTTTACCGAAATGTACGATGAAGTGGTGAACCTGCCCACTGAAGACACCGAAAAATCTGCCCTGGACTTACCCACAGATACCCTAAAGGCCCGATTGCAGCGCCTAAATGAGAAAACACCATTTAACATTGCGTACAACCCTTCATTGGAAAGTGTCATAAAATCGTTCTTGACCAGAAAACGCGGCCTGATGGAGCGCATGTTGACGGCCAGCCAGTTCTACTTTCCACTGTTCGAGCAAGAATTGGACAACCATGGGGTTCCTTTGGAAATAAAATACCTCTCCATCGTTGAATCGGCGCTGAACCCAAGGGCCAAGTCGCGGGTAGGGGCCACCGGTCTTTGGCAGTTTATGTACGGCACCGGAAAAATGTACGGATTGGATGTGAGCAGTTATGTCGATGAGCGAAGCGACCCGATCGCGTCCACGACCGCTGCCTGTAAATATCTGGCCAAACTATATGATATTTTCGAAGATTGGGACCTTGCCCTGGCGGCCTACAATTCTGGTCCGGGCAACGTGAACAAGGCCATAAGACGCTCTGGCGGATACCGAAACTACTGGAATATAAGACCCTTTTTGCCGCGCGAAACGGCTGGATATGTACCCGCATTTTTGGCCACCATGTACATTTTTGAATATGCCGAAGAGCATGGTCTGAAGCGTGTGAATGTCGAGCGGCCTTATTTTGAGACCGATACCGTGCATGTCAAGAACCTGATTACTTTCGAGCAAATTTCAAAGGTGGTTGACATCGATATGGAAGAGTTGGAAATGCTCAATCCGGCGTATAAGCTGAAAATCATTCCCAAGATCGAAGGGAAGACCTATGCCTTACGATTGCCAAAGTCGAAGATTGGCAAGTTTGTGAACAACGAAGCGGCCATCTATGCCTATGCAAAAAAGCAGCTCGACTCCCTAGAAAAGCCCCTCCCCCAATTGGTGCAGGCAAACAGCAAAATTCGTTACAGGGTGAGAAGCGGTGATTATCTTGGCAAGATTGCACAGCGCTATGGAGTGGGCATCAGCCAAATCAAGCGGTGGAACGGGTTGCGAAGCAACAATCTCCGCGTTGGTCAGCGGTTGACGATTTACCCACGAAAACCTGTAGTTGCACAGTCGCCAAAGGTTCAAAAGAGGACGAGCAAAACAGGGGCCTCGGCCGCGGTTGCCAGCAACGCCAAGGTACATACCGTGCAAGAGGGCGATTCGCTTTGGACCATTTCAAGAAAATATCCTGGAGTTTCCATCGAAAATTTACGAGAATGGAACGGTATTAGTGGTAACAACCTAAAACCGGGCACAAAGTTGAAATTGTGCGATTGTTCTTCGTAA